The Rhipicephalus sanguineus isolate Rsan-2018 chromosome 7, BIME_Rsan_1.4, whole genome shotgun sequence genome includes a window with the following:
- the LOC119399114 gene encoding uncharacterized protein LOC119399114 produces the protein MTAATLPVDPAVVGTVLYRPSTAGGSFKGSPRLTLAQALSSHAGVSAIRINHKRNIVAADATTKECLEQLLAIRELQGIPVSAREPSDRRTSTGFLHGIDGEPSDASLLPGIVSSVPVMSATREGSTVTLRFSGPVPPEYVSLFRVQFRVRPARPRPLQCRQCGRFGHVKETCDWPQSCINCGQAHRGDEGCQRRRCVNCGGPHSADTPACPRWQQERRVATIMASSTAPLSRKGVRAAVREELQQDQVPRNTGRSYASVLQGSSMPAALEPRAPAARTSRPPRPTVGSNIQGPAAPPLAPPAGTVATPPPAEAPAAISSQAGTPSGPAATSQPTGDSGGPAATTRPPPQVTPGPAATTEVQQAISSLAEILLQAMRIACATLPADHPLRPICLQAVALQSTTTQHGPRRDDLAEHLLQSSYDVLALQEVYARADEVRLPGYVGYSSRTGCTLGSCHAAPCLEENHPQGNARCAIYVRRELAQAEVTVADLAGGPFECCAVRVRVGGVDTTVASVYIRPSQPWDPSCLLQLATRLGSDFVLCGDVNAHHPTWGGRRTCARGRRLHDVLHQLGLQLLNTGVSTFIRRGANSTETAIDLSLATESCRYHWAALPDTWGSDHFPLLLTPFQGSNPRCRQYQTTDWKAFRSLMDQANEGTDFLQQVAENAKAAAIHSTVPDGKPAPDLRLLRLRAARRRLERKARRALLPELWTAFRRLDAVCRRHARRRRRQSWRSVCSTISRNPDGARAWRLLRALLASPRGLRQALSVAVLLCVSITVLVERLANRFADRPPVPPALYLPATTTRPSPTWHHPAWMAEQIRRLCSEPIQFHELEAALEHTRRRGAPGADGITGQMLRNLARQQRERLLEQYNSIWSTGVLPDVWLTAVVVPLLKPRKPATAITSYRPVSLTSAACKVMERIALARLEWIATQLQFFAEQQTGFRRHRSTADSIADVVATLEDARGNGEVAMLLLLDVQSAFDRLPHAAVEAALDSLGISGCLRAFISAFLIGRSFRVRVGTVFSQPRDITTGVPQGSVLSPFLFNLAMAGLAAALPVHGKFPVRCSLYADDVALWVRGPRRSLTVIRNALQSALDSVVTFLHGIGLSVSPGKTEALLVHPLASARHRAGQLHIAGTAIPWSREVTYLGLTIDHRLTWIPAAKVISAKVRRVQGAVARLHQRGQGCTVQWALRLNQAAATSILLYALPLVLLSPVRLRQLEMLHRRAVRSILGLPKTSPIAATLAEAGEWPLSLLMMQRALGHVDRLHRAPDGEALLTRLRNMPRSRMGALCQLCSEVITDRPVPVPAPPPHQPSPEVHLTLGGASKRHTPAAALLQAAACKLEEQLHGKLLVFTDGSVLPDGSAAAACTIPARGSSRQCRLPFKASSTAAELAGLHLAADLLAEDPPQTTVAVLCDSRPALQILADLQPQGLTAAILKSKFAALDSAGIPISFHWLPSHVGIAGNEEADALAREAHQPAVPFTRSVAPSDYSKPRLKQIIAATHPDARVAASRPPKLLPEKGLSRRDRCTLLRLRTGSVWTAARLHAKGRISSPSCSRCGDVETLDHLLCSCPALAQERAAVTAAYRHYGLPSSTTHQLLHPARPHVPAFLSLLEFVNSNGLLYHR, from the exons ATGACAGCAGCCACCTTACCAGTGGACCCAGCGGTTGTGGGGACCGTGTTGTACCGGCCATCAACTGCTGGTGGCTCCTTCAAAGGCTCCCCTCGACTGACCCTCGCCCAGGCGCTCTCGTCGCATGCTGGTGTCTCTGCCATCCGCATCAACCACAAGCGGAATATTGTGGCAGCAGACGCGACGACGAAGGAGTGCCTGGAGCAACTCCTCGCGATCAGGGAGCTCCAGGGGATCCCTGTGTCTGCTAGGGAGCCCTCAGACCGACGCACGAGCACGGGCTTCCTGCATGGGATCGATGGTGAACCTTCCGACGCCTCCCTGCTGCCAGGCATTGTCTCCAGTGTGCCGGTGATGTCAGCAACCAGAGAAGGCAGCACCGTCACACTGCGCTTCAGTGGCCCCGTCCCCCCGGAATACGTCAGCCTGTTCCGGGTACAATTCCGCGTCAGGCCTGCACGGCCGCGCCCACTCCAGTGCCGTCAGTGTGGTCGTTTTGGCCACGTCAAAGAGACGTGCGACTGGCCACAGTCCTGCATCAACTGCGGTCAGGCCCACCGAGGGGACGAGGGCTGCCAGAGACGTCGGTGCGTGAACTGCGGCGGACCCCACTCGGCGGACACACCGGCCTGCCCCCGCTGGCAGCAGGAAAGACGGGTGGCCACCATCATGGCTTCCTCCACAGCGCCCTTGTCCAGGAAGGGGGTCCGGGCTGCGGTCAGAGAGGAGCTCCAGCAGGACCAGGTGCCCAGGAACACAGGGCGCTCCTACGCTAGCGTGCTGCAGGGCTCCAGCATGCCTGCCGCCCTCGAACCAAGGGCCCCTGCTGCTCGGACGTCCAGACCACCCCGGCCTACAGTCGGGTCCAACATCCAGGGCCCAGCTGCTCCGCCGCTGGCCCCGCCTGCCGGTACAGTTGCCACCCCACCACCTGCCGAGGCTCCTGCAGCCATTTCCTCTCAGGCTGGGACCCCCTCTGGACCTGCTGCCACTTCCCAACCTACTGGGGATTCTGGAGGACCTGCTGCCACTACCCGGCCCCCACCTCAAGTGACCCCTGGTCCTGCTGCCACCACCGAGGTTCAGCAGGCTATATCCAGTCTGGCGGAGATTCTGCTGCAGGCCATGCGGATTGCCTGTGCCACGCTCCCCGCTGACCACCCACTACGCCCCATCTGCCTTCAGGCAGTGGCCCTCCAGTCAACAACTACCCAACATG GGCCGCGGAGGGATGACCTGGCCGAACACCTCCTCCAGAGCAGCTACGACGTGCTGGCCCTGCAGGAGGTGTATGCCCGGGCTGACGAGGTCCGCCTCCCAGGCTACGTCGGCTACAGCAGCAGGACTGGCTGCACACTGGGCTCCTGCCATGCTGCACCATGCCTTGAGGAGAACCACCCGCAGGGCAATGCTCGCTGCGCCATTTACGTCCGGCGAGAGCTGGCACAGGCGGAGGTGACCGTGGCGGACCTTGCGGGTGGTCCATTTGAATGCTGTGCAGTACGTGTACGTGTGGGCGGTGTGGACACCACAGTGGCAAGCGTTTACATAAGACCAAGCCAACCATGGGACCCTTCCTGCCTGCTGCAGCTGGCCACACGCCTTGGCAGTGACTTCGTTCTATGCGGAGACGTGAATGCGCACCACCCCACCTGGGGAGGCAGACGCACATGTGCGAGAGGCAGAAGGCTACATGACGTCCTCCACCAGCTTGGCCTGCAGCTGTTGAATACGGGTGTTTCCACATTCATCCGCCGTGGTGCCAACAGCACAGAGACGGCAATTGACCTGAGCCTGGCCACTGAGAGCTGCCGTTACCACTGGGCTGCTCTCCCTGACACATGGGGATCGGATCACTTCCCTCTGCTGCTGACCCCGTTCCAGGGCAGCAACCCCCGCTGCAGGCAGTACCAGACTACAGACTGGAAGGCCTTCCGATCCCTGATGGACCAGGCGAACGAGGGAACGGACTTCCTGCAACAGGTCGCTGAGAACGCCAAGGCTGCAGCCATCCACTCCACAGTTCCGGACGGGAAGCCAGCGCCGGACCTCCGCCTCTTGCGACTCCGGGCGGCACGACGCCGTCTGGAGCGCAAGGCAAGACGCGCCCTACTTCCGGAGCTGTGGACGGCCTTCAGACGCCTTGATGCAGTCTGCCGTCGACACGCCCGCCGACGCAGAAGGCAGAGCTGGCGGAGTGTCTGCTCTACAATCAGCCGCAACCCGGACGGAGCCCGAGCCTGGCGCCTTCTCCGAGCTCTGCTTGCCAGCCCTAGGGGACTACGCCAAGCTCTATCAGTGGCGGTCCTGCTGTGCGTCAGCATTACAGTGCTGGTGGAGCGTCTGGCCAACCGCTTCGCGGACAGGCCCCCAGTCCCACCAGCCCTATACCTGCCAGCCACTACCACAAGGCCCTCCCCCACCTGGCACCACCCGGCTTGGATGGCGGAGCAGATTCGCAGGCTGTGCAGCGAACCCATCCAATTCCATGAACTCGAGGCGGCCCTGGAACATACTCGTCGACGCGGAGCCCCGGGTGCTGATGGCATCACCGGCCAAATGCTGCGCAACCTGGCCAGACAGCAGCGCGAGCGGCTCCTGGAGCAATACAACTCCATCTGGAGTACGGGGGTCCTGCCGGATGTCTGGCTGACTGCAGTGGTCGTGCCACTCCTCAAGCCCCGAAAGCCAGCTACCGCCATCACCTCCTACAGGCCTGTCTCACTAACCTCAGCAGCCTGCAAGGTGATGGAGAGGATAGCCCTGGCACGGCTCGAATGGATCGCAACACAGCTGCAGTTCTTCGCAGAACAACAAACGGGCTTCCGGCGACATCGCAGCACAGCGGACTCCATAGCAGACGTAGTGGCCACCCTTGAAGACGCCCGAGGCAACGGAGAAGTCGCCATGCTGCTGCTCCTGGACGTCCAAAGCGCCTTTGACCGACTCCCTCACGCAGCAGTGGAAGCGGCACTCGACAGCCTTGGCATCAGTGGCTGCCTCCGAGCATTCATCTCGGCCTTCCTGATAGGCCGATCCTTCCGGGTACGAGTGGGCACGGTCTTCAGTCAACCACGAGACATCACAACGGGAGTCCCACAGGGATCCGTCCTTAGCCCATTCCTTTTCAACCTGGCAATGGCGGGACTCGCTGCGGCACTACCAGTCCATGGCAAATTCCCTGTCCGCTGCTCCCTGTATGCTGACGATGTGGCACTATGGGTTCGTGGACCACGGCGATCCCTGACGGTCATACGCAACGCGCTGCAAAGCGCCCTGGATTCCGTTGTGACCTTCCTCCATGGCATAGGCCTGTCGGTGTCACCTGGGAAGACGGAGGCACTCCTGGTACATCCGCTCGCCTCGGCACGCCACCGGGCAGGGCAGCTCCACATCGCGGGCACAGCCATCCCATGGAGCCGAGAGGTAACCTACCTTGGCCTCACCATCGACCACCGCCTCACATGGATTCCTGCAGCCAAGGTAATCTCCGCCAAGGTTCGCCGAGTCCAGGGAGCAGTGGCCAGGCTGCATCAACGAGGACAAGGCTGCACAGTCCAATGGGCCCTGCGGCTGAACCAGGCAGCGGCAACATCCATCCTGCTGTACGCCCTACCTCTGGTCCTGCTGTCCCCGGTCAGACTGCGCCAACTGGAGATGCTGCACAGACGTGCGGTGAGAAGCATCCTGGGACTCCCCAAGACATCTCCTATTGCCGCTACACTGGCAGAGGCGGGCGAGTGGCCACTGTCACTGCTCATGATGCAACGAGCCCTTGGTCACGTTGATCGCCTTCACCGAGCACCAGATGGAGAAGCGCTGCTAACTCGACTGCGCAACATGCCACGGTCCCGCATGGGGGCCCTCTGCCAGCTGTGCTCAGAGGTGATCACGGATCGACCAGTCCCAGTGCCCGCCCCGCCCCCACACCAACCATCTCCGGAGGTGCACCTGACACTCGGTGGAGCATCAAAGCGCCACACACCAGCGGCGGCGCTACTGCAGGCTGCCGCCTGCAAACTCGAGGAGCAGCTCCACGGCAAGCTGCTCGTCTTCACGGATGGCTCCGTGCTCCCAGACGGCTCAGCGGCGGCTGCCTGCACCATTCCGGCTCGGGGCAGCAGCAGACAGTGCAGGCTCCCCTTCAAGGCAAGCTCCACAGCAGCTGAATTGGCGGGCCTGCACCTGGCAGCTGACCTCTTGGCGGAGGACCCCCCGCAGACTACGGTGGCGGTTTTGTGCGACTCGAGGCCAGCCCTCCAGATCCTGGCGGACCTCCAACCTCAGGGCCTCACAGCTGCCATCCTCAAGTCCAAGTTTGCGGCACTTGATTCGGCAGGGATACCCATCTCGTTCCACTGGCTGCCCTCACATGTAGGGATTGCTGGGAACGAGGAAGCCGACGCCCTCGCAAGAGAAGCCCACCAGCCAGCCGTCCCTTTCACCAGATCAGTTGCCCCCTCGGACTACTCCAAGCCCAGGCTTAAACAGATCATTGCTGCCACACACCCAGACGCCAGGGTGGCTGCCAGCCGACCGCCCAAGCTCCTTCCTGAGAAGGGGCTATCCCGTCGCGACCGCTGCACACTTCTCCGTCTCCGCACCGGCTCAGTATGGACTGCAGCCAGGCTACACGCCAAAGGCCGCATCTCCTCGCCATCCTGTAGTCGCTGCGGCGACGTCGAGACCTTGGACCATCTGCTGTGCTCCTGCCCTGCCCTTGCTCAAGAGCGTGCAGCAGTCACAGCGGCTTACAGGCACTACGGGCTTCCGAGCTCCACCACCCACCAACTGCTTCACCCGGCACGTCCTCACGTCCCGGCCTTCCTCAGCCTACTGGAGTTCGTGAACTCCAACGGGCTGCTCTACCACCGATAA